In one Corallococcus sp. EGB genomic region, the following are encoded:
- a CDS encoding bifunctional riboflavin kinase/FAD synthetase, with product MKVFQSVTEAGRQLQGQALALGNFDGVHVGHQALFAEALRHAPANALTFQPHPGKVLQPDLAPKLITLLPRKLELLAACGLSHVVVQPFTRDYARSMPQDFEAALFDSLGVGHVVVGSDYTYGAQRAGTVSTLRDAAAKRGAQVHVVQAVNVDGVVASSSRIREYILEGRVGAARRLLGRPFDLDGTVVSGAGRGRTIGFPTANVDTQNELRPAPGVYAIRVRLLSEADGPWRPGAANIGVKPTFGGTEVTIEAHLLDFTGDLYGKELRVQFLERLRPEQRFGSAAELVGQIKRDVEAARTVVARGDG from the coding sequence ATGAAGGTCTTCCAGTCCGTGACCGAGGCGGGCCGCCAGCTGCAGGGGCAGGCTCTCGCGCTGGGCAACTTCGACGGGGTGCACGTGGGCCACCAGGCCCTCTTCGCGGAAGCGCTGCGCCACGCCCCCGCGAACGCGCTCACCTTCCAGCCCCACCCGGGCAAGGTGCTCCAGCCGGACCTGGCGCCCAAGCTGATCACCCTGTTGCCGCGCAAGCTGGAGCTGCTCGCCGCGTGCGGCCTGTCCCACGTGGTGGTGCAGCCCTTCACCCGCGACTACGCGCGCTCCATGCCCCAGGACTTCGAGGCCGCCCTCTTCGACAGCCTGGGCGTGGGCCACGTCGTCGTGGGCAGCGACTACACCTATGGCGCCCAGCGCGCCGGTACCGTCTCCACGCTGCGCGACGCCGCGGCGAAGCGCGGGGCCCAGGTGCACGTGGTGCAGGCGGTGAACGTGGACGGCGTGGTCGCGTCCTCGTCGCGGATCCGCGAGTACATCCTGGAGGGCCGCGTGGGCGCCGCCAGGCGCCTGCTCGGACGCCCGTTCGACCTGGACGGCACGGTGGTGTCCGGCGCGGGCCGCGGGCGCACCATCGGCTTTCCCACCGCCAACGTGGACACGCAGAACGAGCTGCGGCCCGCGCCCGGTGTGTACGCCATCCGCGTGCGCCTCCTGTCCGAAGCGGACGGGCCGTGGCGGCCGGGGGCGGCCAACATCGGCGTGAAGCCCACCTTTGGTGGCACGGAGGTCACAATCGAGGCGCACCTCCTGGACTTCACGGGGGACCTCTACGGAAAGGAGCTGCGGGTGCAGTTCCTGGAGCGGCTGCGGCCCGAGCAGCGCTTCGGCTCCGCCGCCGAGCTGGTGGGTCAAATCAAACGCGACGTGGAAGCCGCCCGCACCGTGGTGGCGCGCGGCGACGGGTAG
- a CDS encoding tRNA (guanosine(46)-N(7))-methyltransferase TrmB, translated as MRPALLPDPVGLKFVPLDAPPDWDAEFGFTGPLELEIGSGAGGHALEYCRRNPGVRFVAFEWRKKYARDTQARAEKAGMKNLRVIESDARFVVPRIFAPGSLDVIHLQFPDPWWKRSHAKRAVVQPQFAKVMLGLLKPGGRFDMRTDVQDRAVAMLEILEGAGFHNPLGAGVFHPYDPEEVPSTRERRYLASGEPVYRARLVKPAP; from the coding sequence ATGCGCCCTGCCCTGCTCCCTGATCCGGTCGGCCTCAAGTTCGTCCCCCTGGATGCGCCCCCGGACTGGGACGCCGAGTTCGGCTTCACCGGGCCGCTGGAGCTGGAGATCGGCTCCGGGGCGGGCGGACACGCGCTGGAGTACTGCCGCAGAAACCCCGGCGTGCGCTTCGTGGCCTTCGAGTGGCGCAAGAAGTACGCGCGCGACACGCAGGCGCGCGCGGAGAAGGCGGGCATGAAGAACCTGCGCGTCATCGAATCCGACGCGCGCTTCGTGGTGCCGCGCATCTTCGCGCCCGGGTCCCTGGACGTCATCCACCTGCAGTTCCCCGACCCGTGGTGGAAGCGCTCGCACGCCAAGCGGGCCGTCGTGCAGCCGCAGTTCGCGAAGGTGATGCTGGGGCTGCTCAAGCCCGGCGGCCGCTTCGACATGCGCACCGACGTGCAGGACCGCGCGGTGGCCATGCTGGAGATCCTCGAAGGAGCGGGCTTCCACAATCCGCTGGGCGCGGGCGTGTTCCACCCGTACGACCCGGAGGAGGTGCCCTCCACCCGCGAGCGCCGCTACCTGGCGTCCGGAGAACCCGTCTACCGCGCACGACTGGTGAAACCCGCGCCGTAG
- a CDS encoding diguanylate cyclase yields MPEAERKRTPEGARRSGPANDFAGRTVLIVDDDPAQIRHVREGLAPHGYVFKEALDGAQALSAIRAGRPDLIVMDVEMPGLGGVEVCRIVKANAGEGGFGFIPVILMTARQAAGKVEGLELGADDYLVKPFDMLELGARVKSMLRLKALQDALLEKNRELEWANRELDRRRQELLALSRTDALTGLFNRRYFEERLSEEFMRSRRYRSPLSLVMLDIDHFKRINDTFGHPFGDEVLRAVAQTARATLREVDLLARYGGEEFIALLPEAAPQDALRACERVREAIERLELTWKAPDGMSQEVRLTASLGVATVPADDLQGTEALLRAADASLYSAKGTGRNRVHQHAA; encoded by the coding sequence ATGCCGGAAGCCGAAAGGAAACGGACGCCGGAGGGCGCGCGCCGAAGCGGCCCCGCGAACGACTTCGCCGGGCGCACCGTGCTCATCGTGGATGATGATCCGGCGCAGATCCGCCACGTGCGCGAGGGCCTGGCCCCGCACGGCTACGTCTTCAAGGAAGCGCTGGACGGAGCGCAGGCGCTGTCCGCCATCCGCGCCGGGAGGCCGGACCTCATCGTGATGGACGTGGAGATGCCGGGCCTGGGCGGCGTGGAGGTGTGCCGCATCGTCAAGGCGAACGCGGGCGAGGGCGGCTTCGGCTTCATCCCGGTCATCCTGATGACGGCCCGGCAGGCGGCGGGCAAGGTGGAGGGGCTGGAGCTGGGCGCGGACGACTACCTGGTGAAGCCCTTCGACATGCTGGAGCTGGGCGCGCGCGTGAAGTCCATGCTGCGGCTCAAGGCGCTGCAGGACGCGCTGCTGGAGAAGAACCGCGAGCTGGAGTGGGCCAACCGGGAGCTGGACCGCCGCCGGCAGGAGCTGCTCGCGCTCAGCCGCACGGACGCGCTCACCGGACTGTTCAACCGGCGCTATTTCGAGGAGCGGCTGAGCGAGGAGTTCATGCGCTCGCGCCGGTACCGCTCGCCCCTGTCGCTGGTGATGCTGGACATCGACCACTTCAAGCGCATCAACGACACCTTCGGGCACCCTTTTGGTGATGAGGTCCTGCGCGCGGTGGCGCAGACGGCGCGCGCGACGCTGCGGGAGGTGGACCTGCTGGCCCGCTACGGCGGCGAGGAGTTCATCGCGCTCCTGCCGGAGGCGGCCCCCCAGGACGCGCTGCGGGCATGCGAGCGGGTGCGCGAGGCGATTGAGCGGCTGGAGTTGACGTGGAAGGCGCCGGACGGAATGTCGCAGGAGGTGCGGCTGACGGCGTCCCTGGGCGTGGCGACGGTGCCCGCGGACGACCTGCAGGGTACGGAGGCGCTGCTGCGCGCGGCGGACGCGAGCCTGTATTCGGCCAAGGGGACGGGCCGCAACCGCGTCCACCAGCACGCGGCGTGA
- a CDS encoding cupredoxin domain-containing protein, with protein sequence MRPFFSRIIKPWLALTAAAVLAGASQQACSKESSAKESGTQEVGRRENGVHVVDLAVTEKGFEPSPVQLKKGEPVKLVVTRKTDLTCATELVMDEYRIDAKLPLDTPVEIAFTPNQSGTLKYGCAMGKMIAGTFIVD encoded by the coding sequence ATGCGCCCCTTCTTCTCCCGCATCATCAAGCCCTGGCTCGCGCTCACCGCGGCGGCGGTCCTCGCGGGGGCCTCGCAGCAGGCGTGCTCGAAGGAGTCCTCCGCGAAGGAGTCCGGCACGCAGGAGGTGGGGCGGCGGGAGAACGGCGTGCACGTGGTGGACCTGGCCGTCACGGAGAAGGGCTTCGAGCCGTCTCCGGTGCAGCTCAAGAAGGGCGAGCCGGTGAAGCTGGTGGTGACGCGCAAGACGGACCTGACGTGCGCCACCGAGTTGGTGATGGACGAGTATAGAATCGACGCGAAGCTGCCCCTGGACACGCCGGTGGAGATTGCCTTCACGCCGAACCAGTCCGGGACGCTGAAGTACGGCTGCGCGATGGGGAAGATGATCGCCGGCACGTTCATCGTGGACTGA
- a CDS encoding helicase C-terminal domain-containing protein produces MGSSELFTRHVFLDLETTGLDPRVDEVIEVGCLFFEHGREVDRFSRLYSASRPLNLTIRRLTGLSDAQLAGQPRFDAERGELRERLKGWTVVAHNAPFEKGFLPDVLGGVPVLDSCELMHYLHPELPSHSLESLMRWAKLGSQQPHRALHDCVAVHAVLVHALDGCARDGRAEDVADLLSTMDPRARAALGPTPLLDAMSEEDARDLAMDAEARPLLELLSRLWEVCRATPVPLNLEATGGFLRARPERKRANGGRPPPEPELDATPLPVRPEEVAQILGPGGALERSGGFLSRPAQLEMAQAVARTLSDGGQVAVEAGTGTGKSLAYLTPAALFAARNGLKVGVAPHTKTLQDQLLEKDLPRLHQATGGAFGYALLKGQTNYLCRRRALEATRVEPGMNHSARAPRAYVRAYLRRSVDGDLDRLSHWFRERFPGMHGLVPAVRSEAATTLGERCPHHHKCFYHSAVAQAREADVLVINQSLAFAWPARYGRLDHLVLDEAHELEDVATTALTVELSDLAFLRLTERLHGRDGRRGLFAELRRALAATRRDESRVLMSEVDDSLRALLQEARVLGEQVTALCEPAAAMPGEDADDAAYAPELRVTDAVRALPAWEPVREGLVAVRTALQRVHTLLSVRVLAALPELAVKQPSLERELAGATTELGELSVLAGELAGDADIKRCYAARAEPRKGRWSVGAQPVDVSESVAKDFAANKRALVMASATLGTGDGVPFVLKRLGLRPPLMRAPSPFHLGQQALVVLVTDAPRAHEEPFIDWASGRISGLAQVMGGRVLGLFASTRRLERVAREVQARLEPHGIEVLRQSRGHGRSLAARQERDTGTVLLGTKSFWQGVDIPGRGVGCVFIDKLPLEPASRPLVAAREEPLAKAGNEYLGFLQYRLPRALLLLRQGVGRLIRSTTDRGIVVIADPGHASYRPLLLQALAGYRVVALPWAQARLMLHSELLQMGLTADTARV; encoded by the coding sequence ATGGGCAGCTCGGAGCTCTTCACCCGGCACGTCTTCCTGGACCTCGAAACGACGGGGCTCGACCCCCGCGTGGACGAGGTCATCGAGGTCGGGTGCCTCTTCTTCGAGCATGGCCGGGAGGTGGACCGCTTCTCCCGGCTGTATTCGGCCTCCCGCCCGCTGAACCTCACCATCCGCCGGCTCACCGGCCTCTCCGACGCGCAGCTCGCCGGGCAGCCCCGCTTCGACGCGGAGCGCGGTGAGCTTCGGGAGCGGCTCAAGGGTTGGACGGTGGTGGCGCACAACGCCCCGTTCGAGAAGGGCTTCCTGCCGGACGTGCTCGGTGGGGTGCCGGTGCTCGACTCGTGCGAGCTCATGCACTACCTGCACCCGGAGCTGCCCAGCCACTCGCTGGAGTCGCTGATGCGGTGGGCGAAGCTGGGCTCGCAGCAGCCGCACCGCGCGCTCCATGACTGCGTGGCGGTGCACGCGGTGCTGGTGCACGCGCTGGACGGCTGCGCGCGTGACGGTCGCGCGGAGGACGTGGCGGACCTGCTGTCCACCATGGACCCTCGGGCCCGCGCGGCGCTGGGGCCCACGCCGCTGCTGGACGCGATGTCGGAAGAGGATGCTCGCGACCTGGCGATGGACGCGGAGGCGCGGCCCCTCCTGGAGCTGCTCTCCCGGCTGTGGGAGGTGTGCCGGGCCACGCCGGTGCCGCTGAACCTGGAGGCGACGGGCGGCTTCCTGCGCGCGCGGCCGGAGCGCAAGCGCGCGAATGGCGGCAGGCCGCCTCCGGAGCCCGAGCTGGACGCGACGCCGCTGCCGGTGCGGCCGGAGGAGGTGGCGCAGATCCTGGGGCCGGGCGGCGCGCTGGAGCGGAGCGGCGGGTTCCTGTCCCGGCCCGCGCAGCTGGAGATGGCGCAGGCGGTGGCGCGCACGTTGTCGGACGGCGGGCAGGTGGCGGTGGAGGCCGGCACGGGCACGGGCAAGTCGCTGGCGTACCTCACGCCCGCGGCGCTCTTCGCCGCGCGCAACGGGCTGAAGGTGGGCGTGGCACCCCACACGAAGACGCTCCAGGACCAGCTGCTGGAGAAGGACCTGCCCCGGCTGCACCAGGCCACGGGCGGCGCTTTCGGCTACGCGCTGCTCAAGGGGCAGACGAACTACCTGTGCCGCCGCCGCGCGCTGGAGGCCACGCGCGTGGAGCCGGGGATGAACCACTCGGCGCGGGCGCCCCGGGCCTATGTGCGCGCGTACCTGCGCCGCAGCGTGGACGGGGACCTGGACCGGCTGAGCCACTGGTTCCGCGAGCGCTTCCCGGGGATGCACGGGCTGGTGCCGGCGGTGCGCTCCGAGGCGGCGACGACGCTGGGCGAGCGGTGCCCGCATCACCACAAGTGCTTCTACCACTCGGCGGTGGCGCAGGCGCGCGAGGCGGACGTGCTGGTCATCAACCAGTCGCTCGCGTTCGCGTGGCCCGCGCGCTACGGGCGCCTGGACCACCTGGTGCTGGACGAGGCGCACGAGCTGGAGGACGTGGCCACCACCGCGCTCACGGTGGAGCTGTCGGACCTGGCCTTCCTGCGCCTCACGGAGCGGCTGCACGGGCGCGACGGGCGCCGGGGCCTCTTCGCGGAGCTGCGCCGGGCGCTCGCCGCCACGCGCCGGGACGAGTCCCGCGTGCTGATGTCCGAGGTGGACGACAGCCTGCGCGCGCTGCTCCAGGAGGCGCGCGTGCTGGGCGAGCAGGTGACGGCCCTCTGCGAGCCCGCGGCGGCGATGCCCGGTGAGGATGCGGACGACGCGGCCTACGCGCCGGAGCTGCGGGTGACGGACGCGGTGCGCGCCCTGCCCGCCTGGGAGCCCGTACGCGAGGGACTGGTGGCGGTGCGCACGGCGCTGCAGCGGGTGCACACGCTCTTGTCGGTGCGCGTCCTCGCGGCGCTGCCGGAGCTGGCGGTGAAGCAGCCGTCGCTGGAGCGGGAGCTGGCCGGCGCCACCACGGAGCTGGGCGAGCTGTCGGTGCTCGCGGGAGAGCTGGCCGGAGACGCGGACATCAAGCGCTGCTACGCGGCGCGGGCGGAGCCTCGCAAGGGCCGCTGGAGCGTGGGCGCGCAGCCGGTGGACGTGTCGGAGTCCGTGGCGAAGGACTTCGCCGCGAACAAGCGCGCGCTGGTGATGGCGTCCGCCACGCTGGGCACCGGGGACGGCGTGCCCTTCGTGCTGAAGCGGCTGGGGCTGAGGCCGCCGCTGATGCGCGCCCCCTCGCCGTTCCACCTGGGACAGCAGGCGCTGGTGGTGCTGGTGACGGACGCGCCGCGCGCACATGAGGAGCCGTTCATCGACTGGGCCTCCGGGCGCATCTCCGGCCTGGCGCAGGTGATGGGCGGACGGGTGCTGGGCCTGTTCGCCTCCACGCGGCGGCTGGAGCGCGTGGCGCGCGAGGTGCAGGCACGGCTGGAGCCGCACGGCATCGAAGTGCTGCGCCAGTCGCGCGGGCACGGCCGTTCGCTGGCGGCGCGGCAGGAGCGCGACACGGGCACGGTGCTCTTGGGCACCAAGAGCTTCTGGCAGGGCGTGGACATCCCCGGGCGCGGCGTGGGGTGTGTCTTCATCGACAAGCTGCCGCTGGAGCCGGCGTCCCGGCCGCTGGTGGCCGCTCGCGAGGAGCCGCTGGCCAAGGCCGGCAACGAGTACCTGGGCTTCCTCCAGTACCGGCTGCCGCGCGCGCTGCTGCTGCTGCGCCAGGGCGTCGGGCGGCTCATCCGCTCCACCACGGACCGGGGCATCGTCGTCATCGCCGACCCCGGACACGCGAGCTACCGGCCGCTCTTGCTCCAGGCGCTCGCGGGCTACCGCGTCGTCGCGCTGCCGTGGGCGCAGGCGCGGCTGATGCTCCACTCGGAGCTCTTGCAGATGGGGCTCACCGCGGACACCGCTCGGGTGTGA
- a CDS encoding signal protein, whose translation MTTTTAQAPTTKRRWRNFLLDAPFQLKLTAYIVGVSLVLAALLGIFLVRAANSLMHETATAVDARSRAAEVSRELSGATLSNELMAHMNDPAFEKQFREQAQAIDAQYEEERAAIVAQRAELERHQHLTWWVLGGCLVTFIVVVALTTIVVTHRMAGPLFRIKRMMREVAEGRLNPPQHGLREGDELQDVFEAARDMTQRLRAQQTEDARALSEALAQAKTSGATGPWVDELSALEARYRERLAR comes from the coding sequence ATGACGACGACCACGGCCCAGGCCCCGACGACGAAGCGCCGCTGGCGCAACTTCCTGCTCGACGCGCCCTTCCAGCTGAAGCTCACCGCGTACATCGTCGGCGTGTCGCTGGTGCTGGCGGCGCTCCTGGGCATCTTCCTGGTGCGCGCGGCGAACTCGCTGATGCACGAGACGGCGACGGCGGTGGACGCCCGCTCGCGCGCGGCGGAGGTGAGCCGCGAGCTGTCCGGAGCCACGCTCTCCAACGAGCTGATGGCCCACATGAACGACCCGGCGTTCGAGAAGCAGTTCCGCGAGCAGGCGCAGGCCATCGACGCCCAGTACGAGGAGGAGCGCGCGGCCATCGTCGCGCAGCGCGCGGAGCTGGAGCGTCACCAGCACCTGACGTGGTGGGTGCTGGGCGGCTGCCTGGTGACGTTCATCGTGGTGGTGGCGCTGACGACCATCGTGGTGACGCACCGGATGGCGGGCCCGCTCTTCCGCATCAAGCGCATGATGCGCGAGGTGGCGGAGGGCCGCCTGAACCCGCCGCAGCACGGCCTGCGCGAAGGCGACGAGCTGCAGGACGTCTTCGAGGCCGCGCGGGACATGACCCAGCGGCTGCGCGCGCAGCAAACCGAGGATGCGCGCGCGCTGTCGGAGGCCCTGGCCCAGGCGAAGACGAGCGGCGCCACGGGCCCCTGGGTGGACGAGCTGAGCGCCCTGGAGGCGCGCTACCGCGAGCGGCTGGCGCGGTAG